From the Candida dubliniensis CD36 chromosome 2, complete sequence genome, the window ATTCCTCGCAAGTTTCACACCCTAGTCTGGTTTCTAAAGTCTGAACAATGCAATCACCAAATGGAACCCTAGGTTGACCAGTGATTTTACTAATGAATTTTGGTAACTGATACTCTTCGTGGTATTTGGGTCTATTCCAGCCAGTGAAGTATCTCATTTCTCTATAATTTCCATCGTTGGCTAAATATATCTTAGGTcttatcaataaaatttttccGTTGTATGAAATAATTCTACAATTATATTTGATGGATTTGTGGATAATTGGAATACCAATGTCCAACAAAATCCCATGAGTTTCAGGGTTGGATAAAATCTCTCCGTAAACTTCCCAACTGTGACGATACAAATCATTCTCAGCAAAATGATCAAGGCATCCGTAACCACAGATTTCCAACTCCGGACCAACCCTCAATTTTGCACCTTGTCGTTTGGCCTCTTTGATGGATTCAAGAATTCTATCTCTGTTACCTTCAAAGTCTAAAGCccattgatttaaattacAAGTGGCAACAGTGATGTAATTACCCATTTGTCAagttgtatatatataagttTTGTCTCTCTGTTTAGTAATTCAAGATGTTTAgttgtgtttttttcttttttttcttttggatAAAGTTCTTCTGTTTTTGTTGGGCTGATGAAGAATTCGCTGGGGGAAAGGGGTGTCAGTCAAACCTATGCgtgattcattttttttgcgGTACTAACATTCGTTGGGAAggattttttatttttttttgccctCCATCTTGATAGTAATAAGAAATAGATAGTGGCTGTTTGATTGATGTATACATGATATAAAAAACGTATCACACATGATCAGGAGATTAAAGATTTActttatttgataattgaatAGTTAGTCCGGAACTTACGACAGGGCCTACCGGCATCCCGATAAATATGGTTTCCCTTGAAATTACCATCGGCAAGTTCCTTTGCTCTCCAACGGAATCCCAACGGAACATTTTATTGTGATAAGAACCATATGCAGTCTTCAATGGATTTTTGTTATCAATAATGAACCACAGCATGACAAACTATAAATATCTAGGATGTCCTATCTTGAATAATGATTGgatttcctttttcttatttttaattttcaattcaaactTCATACCTAAATACAATGCACAAAGATTCTTTAGTTGTTACCCCATTAGCTGATGCTCCTTTTGGCTGCTCAATTGAGTTACCAAGCTATTGTCAAAACGACCCTTCACTTTTAAAAGATGACGATTTTACCAAACTTGATGATGCTGTTCAAAGAcattttgttgttctcATTCCTGATCAAGTGGACTTGTCTCCAAAATCTCAATACAATTTAACGAAGCGATTTGATCCAACAATCCCAGAACCAAAAGACATGAGTGGTGGTTATGGTCATGGTAAAGAGTTTAGACATGACCAGTCTGTTTTAAAGAAAGATGGTTGCTCAGTGAAATCTCAGCCACAAGTCCAAATTTTGGGTCAAGGAACTTTCTCCCCAGATGAGCCAGGTAATGAAAACGGTGAAACAATCAACTTGACTCATCCTACCCATACTACATTCCACCATACACCTTTGACTGAAGatcaaattaaaaacaaaaaccaaaCTAGATTCTACAGATGGCATATTGATAGTGCCTTGTATGATTTGTCTCCTCCAAAAGTTACCACATTGTTAGGTATCAGAATCCCACCTACAGAATACCAAAAGGTTGTTTATGAAGATGACGGAAGCGAATTGAAACTTGCAAGAGGCGCAACTTGCTTTTTCAGTGGGGCTCAAgctttcaaaaatttgagtgatgaagataaagaatttgCTCTAAACACCACTGTTGAGTATGCACCACATCCATATATATTCATATCTCCTGCTAAAGCCACTTGGGATGGTTTGACGATGGTATCAGAAGGGAAAGAACGTGATTTTAAAGACTTGCCCGAATGGGAAGAATCCAAGGTGAAAAAGTTGCCAATGGTATGGACAAATCCTGTCACCAAGGAGCATCATTTGCAAGTGCATGGTTGTTGCTTATATAAATTGCACACCAAGCAAGCTGATGGATCTACAAAAACTTTAGACTTGAAAGAGGCCAGAGAAAAAGCTCATAAGTTTTTGAGACCAGCAATTGCTCCTGAACAAATCTATGCCCACGCTTGGAAACAAGGTGATTTAGttatttttggaaataGACAAGTTACCCATTCGGTTGTTTCTGAACTAGCGCATTTGGGAGAAGCTGGTAAAAGATTGATGCACCAATGTAATATTGCTAGTGGCAAGGATCCTATAACTGTTGTTTAGTTAGTTTAAGTTTGTGTTAATACAAAGTTTtatgttattgttattttaaAGCAACTTGTAGACTTTGGATTGTTGGTATTTGTGGAAAGAGCAAGCTTAAGAAAACtggcaataataataatgtcGTGTAAGGGTCTTTAAACGATTCGATCTACAAAGTTGAGTTTTGTCAATTGTCGTTCTCAGTGGTACTTTTTTCgtacaaaacaaatttgttgattctcCACcagaaatattttttttggggattataatattaatcTTTAAATTTTATTCTCTTTATCTTTTCCTATTTCTTTAGAGCaacttttaatttttttttttttctatttttcaacattacACCCAAAAGCAATGCAATACGTTGGCAAAGTAGGAGGTTATGTTTATAATCAATGGAATTCATTGAACCCAGCCACTTTATCTGGAGCAATTGATATTATAGTTATAGAGCACCCTGACGGGACATTGCACACATCTCCTTGGCATATTCGATTCGGTAAAttccaaataatcaaaCCATCTCAAAAAAAGATTGATTTATATGTTAATGACATCAAGACTAATTTGCCGATGAAATTAGGTGATGGAGGCGAGGcccattttgtttttgagGTTGATGACAAGAACCATGCCTTATCACACAGTGTGTTGACTTCACCGATTATCTCACCGGTATCGTCACCAGGATCTTCACCGGCCAGCACAGCTGCTGAACCACCGGACGATTTGgatttaaatgaaaataccAATGTCGAAGAGAGAATCAAATTGAGTGACATTCCTAGTCCAAGATCAAAGAGTCCTACACCATCTTTGAAAACCAAAATAGCATTTGAAAAcgcaaaaaaaatcacacagaaattaaatatacCTACCAAGTTTGACTTGAACGGTGACATGgttattgatttggatGGATATAAGCCTAATTCACAAAAGAACATTGAAAACTCGGATGAATTGTTccaaaagattttttttgaagaaattgaaggtGAATATCCCCAAGGAGAAAAAATCAAGGCTTGGGAACAGTTTATAACTAGAGACGAAAATGGCCACTACAGAATATCTAATACAGGTGAATTTGATAGTGGTGAAACAGAAGATGAGTCGACTGCCCCAACTACTCTCACTACAGCGACAACAACTTCGCTAAACGCATTTTCTACAGAATCGTCTGACTCCGATAAGACGTACTTTAAAACACTCAGGTTGACGTCTGATCAATTGTCGAAAATGAATTTGCATTATGGGGAAAATTCACTTAAATTCAAAGCCAGTGATGGGAATTCCCAAGTAACTGCAAATCTTTATCTCTGGAAATCGACGACGCCAATAGTTATATCCGATATAGATGGTACCATTACAAAGTCAGATGCTTTAGGACATGTATTGAACTTGATTGGTCGTGACTGGACCCACCCTGGAGTCGCTAGCTTGTTCCAAGAAATTCGTCAGAATGGGTACAATATTGTGTATTTAACAGCTAGGTCTGTTGGTCAGGCTGACACAACAAGACAGTATTTGCAGGGCGTTAATCAAGATGGAATCAAATTACCTCCTGGTCCCGTCATATTAAGTCCAGATAGAACCTTTGCAGCTTTGCGCCGTGAGGTGGTGTTGAAGAAGCCTGAAGTGTTCAAAATGGCATGTCTTTCTGATATAAAGAACTTGTATTTTGAACCAATTGAAGGAAACGACGACGATGAGCACACTCCATTCTATGCTGGATTTGGTAATAGGATCACTGATGCTATTAGTTACAGATCTGTGCATATACCCCTGCATCGTATTTTCACAATAAACCCCAATGGTGAAGTTCATATGgaattattggaattggCTGGTTACAAGTCGTCGTATTTACATATTGGTGAGTTGgttgatcaatttttccCACCCATTAGACAAGTGAGTTCGATTTCATCGTATTGGAATAATGCTCAGTGGAATGAGTATATGCAAAATCATCGTACTCCATCTCCACTTGGATCTCCAAGATCGCCCGGGTCACCAAGAAGTGTTATGGAAGAGTTTAAAACTGATGAGAAATTTAATGATGTCAATTATTGGCGTGAGCCTTTAGATCTCGATAATTTGTCTGATAGTGAAGATGATGTACAAGGTTTAAAGCAGGCAGTTGCTGAAAAGAATGATATTCCGTTGAAGAAAAACGAGAAATTGAGTCATGGaatgattttaaatcaGGACAAGGagcataataataatccagAATTACTTGAAAAATCAAGGGACAGGGCATCTACTATTGAAAGACCAACCTCGGGTTCTTCATTTACATCCCCGTTGAAAAGTTTTATGATGTTTGGTAAGAAAAAGGATAATAGgaaagatgatgattctGAGTATAATAGTGAAAAGGTGGCAGATGGCGAGTTTACTGAAGAGGATGTCGAggttgatgatattgatgttgacgaggaagatgatgatgattatacTGATGATGACTACGAAGAAGATGATTacgatgaagatgaagatgacgactatgaagaagatgatgatgatgacgagGAGGATGACgattatgatgattatgatgacGAAGAGATCGATGAAATTATAGTCCCTGACTCGCCGTTATTGGACATTGATGAAGACAGTAAGTCTGAAAATAACTCAAAAGAATTAAGACCAGAAGATGTTGACAAATTGCGTATATAGAATAAAATGTGTTTATTTCTATAGAACAAAAAGGGGGTGTAAAATCCAGTTTCTAATGTTCACCAATCGAACAGCAACTAAAACAATAATGTACTCTCTACATTGGTTGAATtatattatgattattaatCTGTATGAATATGTGGACTGAGCGgggttgttgttcttgaCATTGCAAAGAACAGTGATTTACGAAATTGATAAGAGTACCACCTCCACAAGAGAAAAATCGGTGCGAGGGGGAAAGGAAGTATTGTATGTGTGTGACAGTTGTACGTACTGCATATACTTTGTTGGTGTATATTTTCTGccatttttatattttaatcACGATGTCATTCAATTATGCTACTggaataataaaaaaaaaaaagccatactactactattttCAAACTTCAAATACTTCATTTgttattcatttatttactATCATCGGCTGTTCTGCTTGGGGTTTggatttgtttgatttttttttttgcatgATAGAAGACTAATTTGGCAAAGTGTCACTATTCTACTAAATCCATTCTTTTGTCACCTTGTTATTGTTCTTTTCcgtgtatttttttttcgtattataatttgaaatccCTTGATAGATATAAGGCTCGATCTTGTGTCAgttaaataattaaaatagATATATTCTCATCAATCTTGCAAGTTGATAGATATTAGAATTAAAGTGTTCATGAGTAGTAAGTgacaaaagaaatttgtttataacGGTAATTTATCTAATTCATATATGGTTCAAAAGCAATACCGATTTGCcccaaaatcaatattcaCGTTTGCACTTCTATGCTTTGTTGCCATAGTTGTCGTATTATCTACATCATCCTTGGTACAGATTGAAGAATCGTTAGACCCAATTGAAGTATCagataaatttaaaaagcATGATAAAAAGATAGTcatttttccaaataattttgaatcgGATAGTCATAAATTGGCCAGCTTTTTCACAGAAGTATTTGGACAAAAACTTAATGAAGGCGATATAGTGTATAAAAATCGAGACACGTATGAGTTGCCACAGACTGTGTATAATTGGAACACCATTGATTTGTTTCGATCCATCGGCGAAAAAGATAGTTTAAATTGTGAAAAAATACCTTTAAATTTCGAAACCAGCAAgatatataataaaaatgcAGATTTGTACAAGATACTTCGAGATTTTAAAGATGAAAATagtttttattataaaGAAGTTTCAGTGTTTTTCCCAGATTTGGCGAAACAGTTACAAGAGCGTACAATCAAAAAGCATTGGTTTCAACTCATAGGCTCATCAGTTTGGCTTGAACTGTATGGTATTCATTTAATGATATCAAGAGTTATATATACCAAGACAGGTAACAAGGTACAACCAGTTATATCGTTGTCCTATGTTCAGGCATTTGATCGCAATTGGACAGAATTGCAAAATGTAACTTTAATTGTACCGGATGATAGTACCGGGAAATTTAAAACGGTCACGTATCCATCGTTTATGCCAATTCCAGTGTACCATAACGTGAAGCAGCAACGTGGAAAGTTTTATGGAGTAGAGGATCCTAGAATAATACTTgttaaaaacaaacaaggATATGAGGAGCCGTTGATTGTATATAACTCATTCAATCGTAACTCATCAAATACTAATTACCTTGGAGAAATTAAAAACCTTGTTAAACTTGATACTTATAGATCAATTTTCATGGCTTGGATATGGAGAAGTCAAGTTGGGAAAAACAATGTAGGTCTGATGATACCAGGTACCGCAACCACAAACGATATATATGTCAAAGTGAAAGAATTGAGATTGcctgataaaaaaaagtctaaaacagaaaaaaactGGACACCATTGGTGATTTATGAGGATCAGAAAATGCAAGGTTATGATTcacatatatatttcaTATATCTGTTTGAAGATTTGtcaattttaaaatgtTCTCTTTGGGATACGGAAAACTGTGTTTGGGAGTATCgaatgaataataaaaagacAAAGATATCTGAGCTTCGTGGAGGAACTGAATTAATGAACGTCAACCAGATACTAGACAAACACAACTTTGACGGGTTAGAAATAGTTAAGGACCAATTCAAAGATAAAGAAGTCTGGATTGGGTTTGCTCGAGCAGCTTTAAGCAAATGTGGATGTGGAGTGAAAATGTATCGACCGAATTTCACAATGCTTGTCAGACAAAAAGGTAGCTTTCAGTTGTCTTTTGTGTCGTCTTATATGGATTTTGGTGTGCCAATATTGCCGTGGACTAAGGGTAAAGGATTGTGTAATGGcaagaatttattaataccCAATGGAATATCTAATTGGGTTTTGGCAGAGGGCGAAAATGGTAGTTTTCAAGATTATATGACTCTAAGTTTGTCGAGATCTGATTCCACAGTTGATATTATACACATCAAGGGAATACTAAAGTCAATACTATCTGAGTATTTATTGCATACAAGCAGAGACATacttaataataatgctATACACTGTGCTTTACTTGAATCTGAAAGCTATTGTAAGAGTTATGCTGAAAATTATAAAGCACATTTGAAACGATGgcagaattgaaatttagtTTTAAGTTTTAAGTGATATAGTTCATTGTTATGATATACTAGTAAGACAAGTAAATTGGATTTTAATATAAAGAAAGAGTTTAATCTGATTCACCCATagattgaatttgttgCAAAGTGTGGCTTTGCTCATAACCGCGATAAATTGTATAATGcttgaaacaaataaacaaacaagcaAAAAAGAACATTCAAATACACCTTATTTGTTCATGACACAACTATCATCTAATCAATTCATAAGAAATTTGACTATTCAggatattgatgattgtATTATTCTAGAAAGTAAAGGTTTCCCACCAGAACAAAGATGTTCACCAGAAAATTGCCGATATCGACTCTCTGTTGCATCTAATATTTGTCTAGGATTGTTTGAGACAACACCACTTGGTGATTCCAAATTGATCGGACATATATTGGCAACTAAAATTGCTACAGAAAGAATCACTGAAGCTGGAATGGGTAAAAGAATCCAAGGTGTTGAGAATTCGGGTCATTTTGAAAACTCAAGAAACATTGGTATTCATTCAGTTGTAATTGATCCTGAATATAGAGGTGTGCATCTTGGACATATTTTCTTAACTAAGtatattgaatatattcGTCAGTTGAAATTAGCAgataaaatattgattattaataaagaatCTTTGATACCATTTTATCTGAAGGTGGGGTTTGAAAATTTGGGACTTACTGATTGTCGGTTTGCTggtttaattgattatgataTGGTTTACAATTTGTAAAAAAAGCTTGTAGCGTTAAGAGAAGAGTGAATAAAGTTTAAGGTAGTATTGTTCTGGCGTTGTATTGTGATGTAGTGGTGGTCTTATCCAAGCGTTACTGTTCTTCCTCGTCGGTTATGATATAGAAAAACcagaaaaaataatacaagcaaaaaaaaaagttaaagAAACTAAGTTTATACTGATGTATTTcgtattattttcttttgatatAGGAATCGATGTTTAGACTATTTGTACCAAGAAGATTTCCTATTGTTCGATTTTACTCAGTAATGCAAGAGCCACTTATTAAAAAGACCAAACTGGACATAATGGAACTGTTTGCTAAGCAAACGTCACAAATACCGATACCGAAGAAGCCATTGGTGTGGGTTGATTGTGAGATGACTGGATTGGATGTGtttggtgatgataatattataGAAATTTGTTGTATTATCACTAACGAAGATcttgatattgttgatgaaaaagGGTACGAAAGTACTATCTATTATCCAAAATCTAGGTTGGacaaaatgaatgaatggtGTATTGAAACCCATGGCAAATCAGGATTGACAGAGAAGATATTAGCCAACCCTGATAGAAAACTTTCTGCTGTAGAGGATGAATTATTgcaatatataaaaaaatacgTCCCGGAGATAAGAACTGGTTTATTGGCAGGAAATTCTGTTCATATGGATAGATTTTTTATGATGAAAGAGTTCCCAAAAGTTATTGACCATTTGCATTACAGAAATGTTGATGTGTCTAGTATAATGGAATTTGGATATAGACATAATCctaaattaatgaaaatgtCTCCAAAGAAGACTGGGGCCCACACAGCAAAATCAGATATCTTAGAAAGCattgaacaattaaaatGGTACAGAAAGTACTATTTCAAGCTGGAAGAAGAGACAAAAGAAACGGTTGAAAGGTTGTCACTGGAATTACCAGAAGAAGTATCTGAAGATGCCAATAGTGAGACTAATAAGGAATAATCATATAAATATCTCTTTTGTTGTGTAAATAGAAATCTAGTAACACTAACTAGCTAACAACAACTGGGGGGGTGActtgatattaataattgtagTCAGTCAATCCACGAAAAAGATCCTAAGTATGGTTTTCGCACTAccttttctctttctcttaaATATTGGAGGTGTAAATCGACTGATTTTGTAGTTTTGTTAGTATGCCCAATGAAATCGCGAGCAAAGACAAAAAGGCCAAACTAATAAACTGGTAATGGTGAGAAGGacaggaaaaaaaaaaaaaaagaggaccactttaaataaaaaaaattacttaCAACAACAGCTGATATTAGTTCACTATTAGAAGCAACACACCTACAATGTTTAAAGCTGTACAACAATTAACTTTTAGAAGATTCAATTCTCATCACTTAAAACCATCCAAGTTGTTAAATGAGTTGTCTTACAAGTCAAACAAACAAGTTGGTGAAGAGTTTATCAAGAAATACGAAGAGAAAGTTCACCATTCCGAAGGTATCACCAATTTATGGAAAAGATTAACTTATTTAGTAGCTATTCCAGCTGTTTTGTTAGTTGCTATTCCAGTTGGTAAAGTTGAATTAAAACATGCCGAACATAGAAAACATCAAGCTCATTTGTCTGATGATGAATGGCCACAACAATACGATTATCAAAACATTAGACTGAAACCATTCTTCTGGGGTGATGGTGATAAAACTTTGTTCTGGAACTCAGATGTTAACAGACATGTTGTCAAAGactaaatttttaataagAGAGATTACTTGATTACAGTGTTtgatattttgttgaagaagTTTTAGTTTCTAGTTTTCTACACGCATTTGTTagttcccttttttttaggttatattatttcaatatatattcCAAAATCATATGAATCATGTGTAAGGAGATTTGGACGTTTAGTTGAATGTAGAGGGGATCTAGTGCTTTGCTGTTCTTTACTTTTCTTTAGAGTTCAGAATAGCGACAGTgaaaagcaacaacaaaaataacaattatTTATGTATACAGTAAATttataaagaaaacaaaaaagaaaatactAAAAACCGAAGaataaaagaaacaagATGACAAGTTCGAAATacctttgtttttttcaacagCTTTCATGGTGATTTCATAATGTGGAGAAAATGtataaattgtttgttgCAGCAATGGCAACAGAGTTTTCCCTTGGATGCCACGATAAATGGAGTATGCtctttttaaaatcaacGTCTTCGAAATCTCTTCCGATATTGCCACCGACTCCGCTCATCATTCTACCACTGACAGTATGTGGACTTATCTTTTTGGACTTGAAGGCAGATTTATCCGCTTGTAAAGTTATTTTTTCTGGTTCATCCTCGTCATCATAGTAATCTAATTGAGAACTTGGAGAGTTTTTACTCACGGGAACCTCCTTGTCAAACTGGTTGTCATCATCGTCGTCATcatcgtcgtcgtcgtcatcatcatcgtcatcattattgttatcgtcatcatcatcatcacgTCCTCGATAAccattcttttttctcttATTTGTATTATTCTTAGACACCGACTTTGGTTTATGGTCTCCGCCAGTGTTTACTGCATTTGGATAGATCacaaattgattgttgtaTGAACCTGTCATCACCGATTTATTGTCTCCACTAAATTGAACTTCGAACTTATCAAATATGGCATCATTTTCGTATGTATCACATAATCTCTCTCTCAAATGTTCGTGAACATCGATGGTCTTTAGCGGTTTGTTTTCCATGGCTAAATCCCATATCTTCACTGTCATGTAATCACGGGATGCAATATATCTCCCATCATGACTGAATTTGACATCGGAGATAGAACTGGTGATTTCAGTAAAAAAGTTATGTGACAGAGGATCCAAATACTcttcaaatattttggcGTGGCTGTCGCAAAGTGAGTTTGATCGCATATCTGATAATTTTATGGTTCCCTTTGATGACGAGTAcatgaaaaaattacatTGTGATGGATGGAATTCTGCACTAGTAATAACTTCGGTTAACTCTTCCATATTTGCAGGTTTGATGTCCACAATGTTGAAAGATTGATCAGCAATACCCAAGTTCCATAAATTGATTCTCAAATCATCAGCACTGAGGTACGTCTCTTGATCTGAATTGACAGATATCGAGTTAATATGATAAGCGTGAGCATTGGCATAAATCTTTTTGGGCTGGGCGGAAATCAATTTGTCATGCAACTGTAATTGGGGCAATTTCAACGACGAGATACCTATGTCAGCACTAGGCAAATGCGTCAAACcatttaaattgttttccGAAACTAGTTTGATTTGTCTCTCTTGTATTTTCCATAACTTTATAGTCTTGTCGTTTGTCGATAATAGATAAAGGGAATCGTTGCCACTTTTCAaccattttattttgtttattttttcttcaatttccaatgatttcaaataatcaaattcgGCATCATGACTTTGGAATTCTGTAAAAAACTTGTATTCACAACTTTGCTTCTTTTTAGTTTGATTTCTCTCAAATAAAACAACTCTTCCCCCCTTATCCCCGGTAGCTAAGAAATCGCCTGTGTGATCAAACTCGACCGTTGATATAATATCTGCTTCTGTGATATTCTCAATGTCACCCTTGTCGCCAAAGCATTGTGAAAACTTCCAATTTTTATCAGATGGCATTATATTTgtgattttgttgatttgattgatataCTTGTTGTTAATGGGACACTACAGTGTTTCCTAAAGTTGAAGACTTCAGTTAATGTAAGAATTGGGAAGTTGACGACTGAATTTGCAGTATTATGATCTAATGGTGACCAAGGGATATGGATccaagaaaagaaaaaaaaaatatggtTGGACCTTTGAAATTGGatataaattgataatgtAGTTTGtagaaacaaaaatcaacaactaTTTTAAGAATTGACCAGAAACTCTAATAATACGATGAATTGGTCTAAACTATTTTGGCAATTCACAAAGAAGTTAAAATGTAATTAATAGAAtatagaatagaatagaaagaaaggaaaaaaaaaaaaagggagCTGTTGTTAATTAATAAGggagttttttttttttttgttttgtcgattgaattcttgttgttgggaGATTTGGATATTATAGTGGATTGAGAAATTGAAGTAAGGAAGAATATCTCTCTCTGTAGTTTTATTAAGTAGCGACACTGTTTAAGTGAGCGTAAAACTGTTATGAGCGAGTGAGAAATTAATATTAGCATCGTCCATATTATGTCCAACCTGTAATTAATCCTACAGCTTCTTAATTGTGTGACAGAAAGGACAGTGGTAGTGCgattccaaaaaaaaaccataGTATCTCTTTACATTGACAACATATActataattattttttttgaaacacCATGAGTTTATAAAAGAATCACTAAAGCATATTTAATTACAGGTAATGCCCACCTTGAACAATTATGAGCCACGACATCTTGTGATTGTGCTAGCTAGTTGTAAtatatgaatatgaaaCAAAACTGTGTGTGATTTGAGGTTGTTCACTTGAGTTTTTTTACTAGGGTTGTCATTTGCAACGATTGAACAATCCAGCTTTAACCCACTAATAAGAGACTCTGAATTAAACGTGATAATAAAACTATcaagttttcttttactcctcttcaattgttttcCTCAGTATATGTAATTGACACTTTGTAGAAAACAACACTACCCATAAGCCTCAATATAGCTTTAGGATATAAACTAGATTTAATCAAATGTTTTATGgttttattataattttataCAGAAGTTAATTAACAAATACTTACTATACAGTAATCAGCAAAACTTAGTTAGCTTTTTTAGCAGCATCTTGTGGAGAAACTTTTCTGTCAGAGGTGAATCTCTTTCTTTGTGGTGGAGTTCTGATTTTTCTGTCAGTTCTTGATCTAACTCTAACAATTCTGGCGTGGATAGCACAAGAGACACAGTAGTG encodes:
- a CDS encoding cell division control protein 55, putative (Similar to S. cerevisiae CDC55;~In S. cerevisiae: non-essential regulatory subunit B of protein phosphatase 2A; has multiple roles in mitosis and protein biosynthesis; found in the nucleus of most cells but also at the bud neck (large-budded cells) and at the bud tip (small-budded cells).), with protein sequence MPSDKNWKFSQCFGDKGDIENITEADIISTVEFDHTGDFLATGDKGGRVVLFERNQTKKKQSCEYKFFTEFQSHDAEFDYLKSLEIEEKINKIKWLKSGNDSLYLLSTNDKTIKLWKIQERQIKLVSENNLNGLTHLPSADIGISSLKLPQLQLHDKLISAQPKKIYANAHAYHINSISVNSDQETYLSADDLRINLWNLGIADQSFNIVDIKPANMEELTEVITSAEFHPSQCNFFMYSSSKGTIKLSDMRSNSLCDSHAKIFEEYLDPSSHNFFTEITSSISDVKFSHDGRYIASRDYMTVKIWDLAMENKPLKTIDVHEHLRERLCDTYENDAIFDKFEVQFSGDNKSVMTGSYNNQFVIYPNAVNTGGDHKPKSVSKNNTNKRKKNGYRGRDDDDDDNNNDDDDDDDDDDDDDDDDNQFDKEVPVSKNSPSSQLDYYDDEDEPEKITLQADKSAFKSKKISPHTVSGRMMSGVGGNIGRDFEDVDFKKSILHLSWHPRENSVAIAATNNLYIFSTL